Proteins from a single region of Synechococcus sp. WH 8109:
- the psaC gene encoding photosystem I iron-sulfur center protein PsaC: protein MSHAVKIYDTCIGCTQCVRACPLDVLEMVPWDGCKAGQIASSPRTEDCVGCKRCETACPTDFLSIRVYLGDETTRSMGLAY, encoded by the coding sequence ATGTCCCACGCCGTCAAGATCTACGACACCTGCATCGGCTGCACTCAGTGTGTGCGTGCCTGCCCTCTCGACGTGCTTGAGATGGTGCCCTGGGATGGCTGCAAGGCCGGCCAAATTGCCTCCTCGCCTCGCACCGAAGACTGCGTCGGTTGCAAGCGCTGCGAAACCGCCTGCCCCACGGACTTCCTTAGCATCCGCGTTTACCTGGGAGACGAGACCACACGCTCTATGGGTCTGGCCTACTGA
- the glmS gene encoding glutamine--fructose-6-phosphate transaminase (isomerizing) — protein MCGIVALVGSREAAPQLLEGLRQLEYRGYDSAGIATVAAQGQLTCLRAKGKLRNLTACFEAEGAPGKCGIGHTRWATHGKPEERNAHPHRSSNGAVAVVQNGIIENHRALREQLEASGVVFQSETDTEVIPHLLAAELQQLQAAGGTPGGGFLLEALQQVLPKLQGAYALAVIWDQAPGALVVARRAAPLLIGLGEGEFLCASDTPALAGFTRTILPMEDGEVALLSPLGVELYDAAGVRQQRMPTQLSGVDHVADKREFRHFMLKEIHEQPETAELWVTRHLPQGLPPEQPVALPMDDAFYAGIEQVQILACGTSRHAAMVGAYLLEQFAGIPTSVHYASEFRYAPPPLAPHTLTIGVTQSGETADTLAALAMEAERRLTHGDPVFAPRQLGVTNRPESSLSRQVPHILDIGAGIEVGVAATKTFLGQLLAFYGLAMAFAARRGARPAAEIKVLADELRGLPQQLRQLVDLHDQRSEALAPRFADTQDVIFLGRGINYPIALEGALKLKEISYIHAEGYPAGEMKHGPIALLDSRVPVVSIAVPGMVFEKVLSNAQEAKARDAQLIGVAPQGPDTDLFDELLPVPQVSEWISPLLTVVPMQLLSYHIAAHRGLDVDQPRNLAKSVTVE, from the coding sequence ATGTGTGGAATCGTTGCCCTGGTGGGTTCCCGAGAAGCGGCGCCTCAGCTCCTGGAGGGCTTGCGGCAGCTGGAGTACCGCGGTTACGACTCCGCTGGGATCGCCACGGTGGCCGCCCAGGGGCAGCTGACCTGCTTACGGGCGAAGGGCAAGCTGCGCAACCTCACTGCCTGTTTTGAAGCCGAGGGTGCCCCTGGTAAATGCGGCATTGGCCACACCCGCTGGGCCACCCATGGCAAACCGGAGGAGCGCAATGCCCATCCGCACCGCAGCAGCAATGGTGCAGTCGCGGTGGTGCAGAACGGAATCATTGAGAACCACCGTGCCCTGCGGGAGCAGCTGGAGGCCTCAGGGGTGGTGTTCCAGTCGGAGACTGACACCGAGGTGATTCCCCACCTGCTGGCTGCGGAACTGCAGCAGCTGCAAGCTGCGGGTGGAACTCCAGGCGGTGGCTTTTTGCTGGAGGCCCTGCAGCAGGTGTTGCCCAAATTGCAAGGGGCCTATGCCCTGGCGGTGATCTGGGATCAAGCGCCAGGAGCTCTGGTGGTGGCGCGCAGAGCGGCACCCCTGCTGATCGGCCTGGGGGAAGGGGAATTCCTCTGTGCCAGCGACACGCCGGCCCTGGCGGGATTCACCCGCACGATCCTGCCAATGGAAGACGGCGAGGTGGCCTTGCTCTCACCCCTCGGCGTTGAGCTTTACGACGCAGCGGGGGTGCGCCAGCAACGCATGCCCACCCAGCTCAGCGGAGTGGACCATGTGGCCGATAAGCGCGAGTTCCGTCACTTCATGCTCAAGGAAATCCATGAGCAGCCGGAGACCGCAGAGCTCTGGGTGACGCGCCACCTGCCCCAGGGACTACCGCCGGAACAGCCAGTGGCGCTGCCGATGGACGATGCCTTTTACGCCGGGATTGAGCAGGTGCAGATCCTGGCTTGTGGCACCAGCCGCCATGCCGCCATGGTTGGAGCCTATCTGCTGGAACAGTTCGCCGGGATTCCCACATCGGTGCACTACGCCAGTGAGTTCCGCTACGCGCCGCCGCCGCTGGCTCCCCACACCCTCACGATTGGGGTGACCCAGTCCGGTGAAACGGCCGACACCCTGGCTGCCCTGGCGATGGAGGCAGAGCGGCGTCTGACCCATGGGGATCCAGTCTTTGCCCCCCGCCAGCTAGGGGTGACCAACCGTCCGGAGAGCTCCCTGTCACGCCAGGTGCCCCACATCCTCGACATCGGGGCCGGCATCGAAGTCGGTGTGGCAGCCACCAAGACCTTCCTTGGCCAGCTGTTGGCCTTTTATGGCCTGGCCATGGCCTTTGCGGCCCGCCGTGGTGCTCGCCCCGCGGCTGAGATCAAGGTTCTGGCGGACGAACTGCGCGGTCTGCCCCAGCAGTTGCGCCAGTTGGTGGATCTGCACGACCAGCGTTCCGAAGCCTTGGCACCTCGCTTTGCCGATACCCAGGACGTGATTTTCCTGGGGCGGGGCATCAATTACCCGATCGCCCTGGAGGGGGCGTTGAAACTCAAGGAGATCAGCTACATCCACGCCGAGGGCTACCCGGCCGGAGAGATGAAGCACGGTCCGATTGCCCTGCTGGATTCACGCGTGCCGGTGGTATCGATCGCAGTTCCCGGCATGGTCTTCGAGAAGGTGCTTAGCAATGCGCAGGAGGCCAAGGCCCGCGATGCCCAGTTGATCGGTGTGGCGCCCCAGGGGCCCGACACGGATTTGTTTGATGAACTGCTTCCAGTGCCCCAGGTGAGCGAGTGGATCAGCCCCCTGCTCACCGTGGTGCCTATGCAGTTGTTGAGTTATCACATCGCTGCTCACCGTGGCTTGGATGTGGATCAACCCCGCAATCTGGCCAAGAGCGTCACGGTGGAGTGA
- the acpP gene encoding acyl carrier protein: MSQEAILEKVRSIVAEQLSVDSGEVKPESNFQNDLGADSLDTVELVMALEEAFDIEIPDEAAEGITTVGDAVKYIEDKQA, translated from the coding sequence ATGTCCCAGGAAGCGATTCTCGAAAAGGTGCGCTCAATCGTTGCGGAGCAACTGAGTGTTGACTCCGGCGAAGTCAAGCCCGAATCCAACTTCCAGAACGATCTGGGTGCTGATTCTCTGGACACCGTGGAACTCGTGATGGCCCTTGAAGAGGCCTTTGACATCGAGATCCCCGACGAAGCCGCTGAAGGCATCACCACCGTTGGTGACGCCGTCAAATACATCGAAGACAAACAGGCCTGA
- a CDS encoding mannose-1-phosphate guanylyltransferase/mannose-6-phosphate isomerase, producing the protein MASTPLIPVILCGGTGTRLWPLSRASYPKQYWPLSGDGEATLLQQTQQRLYGLDDLAAPLLICNEDHRFIVAEQMRQIGVEPNAILLEPRGRNTAPAVTVAALQATANGEDPLLLVLAADHLIRDAAQFRQAIDAGRKPAEEGRLVTFGIVPTAPETGYGYIEASEPFSLGGPAHVPIKRFVEKPDQATAEQFLATGRFTWNSGMFLFRASAILAELERLAPEVVSCCRAALEQDTADLEFQRLEREAFAKCPNVAIDVAVMEQTELGSVLPLDAGWSDVGSWSALWETSEQKDSQGNVLQGHVIAEDSRDCYLRSEHRLVVGLGVDNLVVVETDDAVLIADRSRAQDIKTVVKQLEVAGSPEGKAHRKIYRPWGHYTGVTEGTRWQVKRISVKPGASLSLQMHHHRAEHWVVVKGTALVERDGSEQLVGENQSTYIPMGCKHRLSNPGRIPVELIEVQSGEYLGEDDIVRFQDRYGRNGLSFSAS; encoded by the coding sequence GCGGAGACGGCGAGGCCACGTTGCTGCAGCAGACCCAACAGCGGCTTTATGGCCTGGACGATCTGGCGGCTCCCCTGCTGATCTGCAATGAAGACCACCGCTTCATCGTGGCCGAACAGATGCGGCAGATCGGGGTCGAGCCGAACGCGATCCTGCTGGAACCGAGGGGCCGCAACACCGCTCCAGCGGTGACGGTGGCCGCGTTGCAGGCCACGGCCAACGGCGAGGACCCCCTGCTGCTGGTGCTGGCGGCAGATCACCTGATCCGCGATGCCGCCCAGTTCCGCCAGGCCATCGACGCAGGCCGCAAGCCCGCCGAAGAGGGTCGCCTGGTGACCTTTGGCATCGTGCCGACGGCACCGGAAACTGGCTATGGCTACATCGAGGCCAGCGAACCATTCTCACTCGGTGGACCAGCCCATGTGCCGATCAAGCGGTTTGTGGAGAAGCCCGATCAGGCCACAGCAGAGCAGTTTCTTGCCACAGGACGCTTCACCTGGAACAGCGGAATGTTCCTGTTCCGCGCCAGCGCCATACTGGCGGAACTGGAACGGCTGGCCCCGGAAGTGGTGAGCTGCTGCCGGGCAGCTCTGGAGCAGGACACGGCTGACCTGGAATTCCAGCGACTCGAGCGGGAGGCCTTTGCCAAATGCCCCAACGTGGCCATTGATGTGGCCGTGATGGAACAAACAGAATTGGGCAGTGTGCTGCCGCTGGATGCGGGCTGGAGCGACGTCGGCAGCTGGAGCGCGCTCTGGGAAACCTCAGAGCAAAAGGATTCCCAAGGCAATGTGCTGCAGGGCCACGTGATCGCCGAAGACAGCCGCGACTGCTACCTGCGCAGCGAACACCGTCTTGTGGTGGGGCTGGGGGTCGACAACCTGGTGGTCGTTGAAACCGACGACGCCGTGTTGATTGCGGATCGCTCCAGGGCCCAGGACATCAAGACCGTGGTGAAGCAGCTGGAGGTCGCGGGCAGTCCGGAAGGCAAAGCCCACCGCAAGATCTACCGCCCGTGGGGCCATTACACAGGCGTCACCGAAGGAACCCGTTGGCAGGTGAAACGGATCTCGGTCAAACCCGGCGCCAGCCTTTCCTTGCAGATGCATCACCACCGCGCCGAGCACTGGGTTGTGGTGAAGGGAACGGCTCTGGTGGAGCGCGATGGCTCCGAACAGCTGGTGGGGGAAAACCAGAGCACCTACATCCCGATGGGTTGCAAACACCGCCTCTCGAACCCTGGACGGATCCCTGTGGAACTGATCGAGGTGCAGAGCGGCGAGTATCTCGGTGAAGACGACATCGTGCGCTTTCAGGATCGTTACGGCCGCAACGGTCTCAGCTTCAGCGCCAGCTGA